The sequence TGAGCGGGAGCTGGAGCGGCAGTTCCGCGAGTTCTTCTCCGAGGCGGACTGGAACGCCCACGTCGCGATGAACGCGGAGCTGGGGGCGCTGCGCGAGGACCTGGCGCCCGCGTGGCTCCTGCCGCCCCGGCCGCTGGAGGAGACGGCGGAGCGGTACGTGCGCCCTGCCCTGCGCCAGCACTTCATCCATCTGTGTCGCGGCACGGCGCGCGAGTACCTGGAGCGCTTCGGCTACAAGTCCGACTTCGTGAAGGCGATGTACGCCGTCACCGACGCGTTCTCCGGCCTGGACGGCGGCTACGACACGCCGGGCACGGGCATGAACCTGCTGGTGCACAACCTCTGCCGGCTGCCGGGCAGCGGCGGCACGTGGATGATTGTCGAAGGCGGCATGGGCACCGTCACCCAGCGCATCGCGGCGCTCGCGCGCAAGCACGGCGCCCAGCTGCGCACGAACGCGAAGGTGGCGTCGGTGCGCGTGGACAGCGGCGTGGTGAAGGGCGTGGTGCTGGAGAGCGGCGAGGAGCTGTCCGCGAAGGTCGTGGTCTCCAACGCGGACCCCTTCCGCACGCTGAAGCTGGTGGACTCGGAGGCGCTGAACGCGGACTACCGGAGCATGGTGGACGGGCTGTCCGCGCCGGGCACCACGCTGAAGGTGAACCTGTGCCTCAAGTCCCTGCCCACCTTCACCTGCCTGCCGGAGGACCGGGGCCAGTTCGGGCCCACCATCCACCTGCTGCCCCAGGAGGACGACGTGCTGGGCGCGCTGGCGCACGGCTACAAGGAGGCGAAGGCGGGACGGCTGGCGGAGTTCCCCTCCATCGAGTGGTACGTGCACACCACGGTGGACCCGTCCCTGAAGGACGCGGAAGGCCACCACAACTCCGCCCTCTTCGTGGAGTGGGTGCCGGAGAAGCTGGAGGGCACCACCTGGGAGAAGGAGGAGGCGCGGTACGTGAAGCACCTCTTGTCCATCTGCGACCGCTTCGCTCCCGGCACCAGCGACCTGGTGCAGGAGTACTTCGCGCTCACGCCGCCGAAGATTGAGTCCCACTTCGGCATCACCCGCGGCCACATCCATCATGTGGACAACAAGCGCGGGTTCACCGACCGGCTGCCCTATGAGACGCCGGTGCAGGGGCTCTACTTCTGCAGCGCGGGCTGCCACCCGGCGGGCAGCGTCATCGGGGCGGCGGGGCACAACGCGGCCAACGTGGTGCTACAGGCGCTCGGACGCTGACAGGGAGTGCGGTTCACGGCGGGCGGAATGGACGTTCCATGGATCATTCGGCCCGCCGTGTTTAGATGACTGTCCCCATGAGCTACCTCGTCCTCGCCCGTAAATGGCGCCCGCAGAAGTTCGATGACATGACCGGCCAGGAGCACGTGGTCCGGACCATCGGGAATGCCATCAAGATGGACCGGGTCGCGCATGCGTACCTGTTCTGTGGCCCTCGAGGGGTGGGCAAGACGACGGCCGCCCGCCTGCTCGCCAAGGCCCTCAACTGTGAGCAGGGGCCCACGGCGACCCCGTGCGGCACCTGCCGGGCGTGCACCGAAATCACGGCTGGCACCAGCGTGGACGTGGCGGAGATCGACGGCGCGTCCAACAACGGCGTCGAGAACGTGCGCGAGATTCGCGAGAACGCGAAGTACCTGCCGCAGCGCGACCGCCACAAGATCTACATCATCGACGAAGTCCACATGCTCTCCGGCGCGGCGTTCAACGCGCTCCTGAAGACGCTGGAGGAGCCGCCCGGTCACGTGAAGTTCATCTTCGCGACGACGGAGGCGCACAAGCTCCCGGACACCATCCTGTCGCGCTGCCAGCGCCACAACTTCCGGCGCATCTCCGCGGCGCGGATGCTCCAGCGCCTGAAGGAGATCTGCCAGGCGGAGGGCGCGGGCATCTCCGAGCAGTCGCTGTCGCTGGTGGTGCGCCAGTCCGAAGGCGGCATGCGCGACGCGCTGAGCCTCCTGGACCAGATTCTGGCGTCGTGCGGTCCCAACCCCACGGACGAGGCGGTCGCGGAGGCGATGGGCGCCATCGACCGCACGGTGGTGCAGGACTTCGCGGAGGCGCTGGTCCGCAAGGACGCGAAGCGCGTGCTGGGCCGGGTGGACGAGGTCTTCAACCGGGGCCTGGACCTGAAGCGGTTGGCGGAGGAGCTGGCGCTGCAGCTGCGGCACCTCTTCGTGACGAAGTCGCTGGGCGAGGCTCCCGCGGAGCTGGCGGAGTCCGAGCAGAAGGCGCTGCTGGCGCTGGCGAAGGAGGCGGACACCGCGCAGCTGTCGAGGCTGTTCGACATCGTGCACGGCAGCATCTGGGACGTGTCGCGAGCGGCGCAGCCCCGGCTGGCGCTGGAGATGGCGCTGCTCAAGGCCATCCAGCTGTCCCCGGCCGGTTCGATTCCCGACCTGCTGGCCCGAGTGGAGCGGCTGTCGGCGGGACTTGGCGCGGAAGGCGCCGCGAAGAGCACGTCCGGAGCGCCGGGAGGTCGCTCCGGTCCCGCGAACTTTCGCGTCTGACGCCCAGACCGAAGTCCGAGCCCCGGCCGCGTCCGTAGCGCCGGCGCCGCGCCCTGTCGAAGCACAGGGTGCGCCCGCGCAAACGGGCGCCATGCCGCGTCCGTTCGATGCGCAGGGTACGTCCGCGCATGCGGAAGCGACGTCACGTCCGTTCGATGCCCGCGCAGCGGCTGGGGCCATGGGCCCCACGTCGCGCATGACGGATGCGCAGGGTCCGTCTACTCACGCCGGGGCCACTGTCCGCCCCTTCGACGCGGCGGCGCACCCCGCATCCAACGGGCACTCCCGTGAGGCCCAGGGTCCCGCGGCCTACGCGGGCGCCAGTCCTCGGCCCTTCGGGGTTCAGGACGCGTCCGCGCGCACGGGCTCCGCGCCCCAGTCCTTCGAGGCTCGCGGTGCTCCCACGGCGCACGACGGCGCACCGCCCACGGTCGTCACGCGCGCACCCGAGCCGCCCCAGGCCGGAGCGTCCGCCGTGGCCACGCGGACGCCTCCCGCCGCACTGATGGAGGGCCTGTCCCCCGCCGCGGCCCGTCCCCTCTCCTTCCTTCGCAATGGCGGCGCCGCGGGCGCACCCGTGCCGACTCCCGCCGCCGTGCCTCCCGCGCCGGTGGTGATGGACGACCTGTCACCCTCCGCCGCGCGCCCGCTGTCCTTCCTGCGCAATGGCGGCGGCGCGGCCCCCGCGATGGAGGCCCCTCCGGCCCCGGCCGTCGTCATGGACGACCTGCCCCCGTCCGCGGCGCGTCCCCTTTCCTTCCTCCGCAACGGCGGCGCCCAGCCCCCACCGCCCGAAGCCGGGCCCACCGTGCGCATCACCAACATGCGCAAGCCGGAGCCCGTGGCTCCGCCGGAACCGCCGCCCATCGATGACGCGGACGAGCGCATGTTCCCCGAAGAGGGCTCCGCCGAGGGCTGTGCCTCCGGCGAGTGCATCCCCGTCGCGGAACCCGCCGCCCCTGTTGAACCGGAGCCTCCGGAGCCCGAACCGCCGCCCGCGATGGCGCCCGTCGCCACCAGCCGCGACAACCCCAACCGCCCCCTGCCCGAGCGCTGGCGCGCCGCCGTGGAGACCGTGAAGTCCGCGTCCGTGCGCCACGGCACGGCGCTCGCCAACGGCCGCCTCCAGTCCATGAAGGCCGGCGAAATCGTCCTGGGCTATCCGCCCTCCGCCGCCTTCCACAAGGCCGCCGTGACGGCCCCCGCGGGCAAGGCCGCCGTGGACGCGGCGCTGGCCTCGCACTTCGGCCGGGCCGTGAAGCTCACCATCACGGACGTGCCCCAGGTCCAGGACATGCTCCCGGGCGGCATGGGGCAGAGCCTCTCCGAGCAGGACACCCAGAGCCGCGCCACCCACGAGAAGACCACCGAGGGCAAGGTGCGCTCGCACGCGTCCGTGCGGGCCATCCTCAAGATGCTGGGCGGTGAAATCGAGCACATCCAGGTCTACGAGCCCGAGCGGCCACCGGCCAACCTCCCGGACGTCCCGGCCGCTCCTGAGGACTGACAACGCCGCCGCGCCCCGCTAGGGTGCGCGGCAACGTCCCTGCACCGAGCGGCGCCATGCCGGCCCGCGCTCCCACGTCCGGGGACCGAGGAAGCACATGCCCGGCATCGACCTGAACTACTTCATCCGGCAGGCGAACAAGCTCACCGAGAAGATCGAGGAGCGGAAGAAGCAGCTGGCGGAAGAGACCGTCGAGGCGAAGTCAGGCGAGGGCCGCGTGACGGTCGTCGCCAACTGCGTGCAGGAGATCCGCAGCATCAAGATCGACAAGAGCGCCATCGACCCCAACGACCCCGGGATGCTCGAGGACCTCATCACCGCCGCCGTGAACGCTGCCCTGGCGAACAGCCGTCAGCACATGAACGCCGAGCTGGCGAAGATCTCCGGCGGCGTGAAGATCCCCGGCATTAATTAAAGACGGATGACCCCCGATCCGCTGAATCGCCTGGTCGCCCAGCTCGCGAAGCTGCCGGGCATTGGTGAGAAGACCGCCCAGCGCCTCGCGTTCCACATCCTGCGAGCGCCGGGCGAGTTCGCCGTGGACCTCTCGCAGGCCATCCGCGAGGTGAAGGAGAAGGTGCACCTGTGCGTGCGCTGTTTCTCCCTCACCGACTCGGAGCTGTGCGGCTTCTGCCGCGACAACCGCCGCGACGAGCGCGCCCTGTGCGTCGTGGAGACCTACTCCGACCTGATGGCGCTGGAGCGCACCCGCGAGTTCAAGGGCCGCTACCACGTGCTGCACGGTGTCCTGTCCCCGCTGGAAGGCGTGGGCCCGGAGCAGCTGCGCATCAAGGAGCTGCTGGAGCGCCTCAACGACAGCCGGGTGGAGGAGATCATCCTCGCCACCAACCCGGACATCGAGGGCGAGGCCACCGCGCTCTACCTCACGCGCCTGCTCAAGCCGCTGGGCCTGCGGGTGACGCGCATCGCGCAGGGCCTGCCCATGGGCGGCGACCTGGAGTTCGCGGACCAGGCCACGCTCGCCAAGGCGCTGTCCGCCCGTCGCGACCTGTGACGGCTACTGCGTCACCTTCCACGAGAACGGCATCAGCACGGTGACTTCCTGGTCGCGGTGCGCCGGGAAGCGCAGGCTCTGCGCCTGCGTCTCCAGGCAGCGGCCCACCGCCGTGGACGCCAGCGGCCCGCGCGTGCCCGCGCGCACCTTGCCGGAGGACACGATGGTGAGCTGCACCTGCACCTCGCCCGCGGCGGACGGCAGGTCGGACTTGTAGCGCTCGAAGCAGCCGGTGATTTTCGAGCGGCCGTTGGACACCACGCGCTGGATGTCCTCGATGCCCAGCGACACGCGCTCCTTCACCGCCGGCTTCGTCCCCGTCTTGCGAGGCGCCGTGTCCTCCGTCCCCTCATCGACATGGGGCGAATCCGTCACGGACGCAGCCACCGTCTCACCGCCCGGCACGGTGCCAGGTGAAGTCCCTTCAGGACCCTGCGCCTGCGTCCCCACGGGCGCCCGCGGGGGCGGAGGCTGCTGCACCGCCGCCGGAGGAGGCGCCGCGTTGGTGACGGGAGCGGCGGCCTGCTGCACCGGTGCCGGAGGCGTGGAACCCGTGGCCGAACCACCGGGCCGCGCGACGACGAACGCCGCGCCCGCGAGCACCAGCCCCACCCCGCCCACCACGCCCGCGAGCCACCGCCGGGACGCGGGCTTCGCGGGAGGCGCGCTCGCGACGACTTCCGGCGCGGGAGCCTGCGCGGGGGCGGACTTGTTCTGAGAGGTCAGCGCCCGCATGCCTGTGGCGCTGGGACGGGACACCTGCTGCCCGTACGTGTTCGTGCCCGGGCTGGCGACCGGAGGGGCAATCGCCGCGAACTCGGGGTCCGTCGGGCGCGCGGCGGTGAGCGTGGCCAGCGTGGGGATGCGCGTCTTCTCCGTGACGCGCTCCTCGCCGAAGTGCTGGCGCAGGAACGTGCCCAGCGCCGGAGCGCCCGCGGCCCCGCCCTGGAAATCCGAGGCGAAGGTCTCCAGCGCGAGCGCGAAGTCCTCCGCGGTCGCGTACCGGTCCTCCGGCTTGAAGGCCATGGCCTTGAGGATGATGGCCTCCAGGCCCTCCGGCAGGTCCGCCCGCAACGCGCGCGGCTTCTCGAACTCGCCCTGCAACAGCGCGTTGAGCACCGCCAGGTCGTTCTCGCGGGAGAAGGGCCGCACGTGCGTGACGGCCTCGTAGAGGCTGACCCCCAGCGAGAACACGTCCGCGCGGTGGTCGACCTCCTTCCCCTGCGCCTGCTCCGGCGCCATGTAGATGTACTTGCCCTTCACCACGCCGGTGCGCGTCTGCACCAGGCGCGACTCGGCCTTGGCGATGCCGAAGTCCAGCACCTTCACCTGGCCCTGGTACGTCACGTACAGGTTGGACGGCGACACGTCCCGGTGCACCACGTGCAGCGGCTGGCCCTGCTCGTTGGTGAAGGTGTGCGCGAAGTGCAGGCCCCGCGCCGCGTCGATGAGCACCCGCAGCACCACCGGCAGCGGCACGTACTGGCGCCGGCGGCCCGCGAGCCGCAGCGTCGTGGAGAAGTCCTCGCCCGCGAGGTACTCCATGCAGATGTAGTAGCAGCCATCCGTGAAGCCCAGCTCGTGGATCTGCACGATGTGCGGATGCGACAGCTTCGCCGCGAGCCGCGCCTCGTCGCGGAACATCTCCACGAAGTCCGGGATGGCCGACAGCGTCGGCAGCATGCGCTTGAGCACCACGTTGCGCTCGAAGCCATCCGCGCCCAGCAGCTTGGCGAGGAAGATCTCCGCCATGCCGCCTTCCGCCAGCTTGCGCACGAGGACGTACTGTCCGTAAGGCTGGAGGATGGGCGCGGTGGAAGCACCGGCGGGATCCGGAATGGGAACGTTGGGCTGTGCCATCCCTCAAGGTCCTCGCGGCTTCAGGGTGCGCACCGTCAGTACGTCCGGGGCACCGGGTCGCGTCATCTTAAACACCAGCAGGGGGGGCATTCCCATGGGGGGGACCCACGTATCGAAGCGGTGCTTGGCGTCCAGGGGCACGTCCCGTCCGTTGATGGACAGGCGGGCGTTCACGGGCGCCACGCCTGAAGCCCGCACCTTCTCCGCCGCCGACGCACCCTGCCGCGGGCTGTCCACCACCAGCCCCACCACCGAGTTGTCATAGACGAGCTCCAGCTTGTTCATCCGCCCGCCCTTGAGGGCCGCGCCTGCCTGCGACAGCGGCGTGACGGACCACAGGTAGCTGCCCTCGCCCAGCGCCCCCGCCTCCAGCGCCGCGCGCGGCTCCGACACCGTGCGCTGCACCACCGGCGTCGCCAGCGAGCCCGCCTTGTACACCGCCACGCGATAGCTATGGGCCTGCGGTTCCTCGCCGTAGGTGAACGTCACCGCCGGGGGCTTGTCCTGGTAGAAGATGGTCGTCTTCTCCGGCCCCTCTGGCACCACGTTGCGCACGCGCGCCAGCGAGCTGGTGGGGGATTCGGGAGCGAAGTGGACGCTGCCCGCCGCCACCTGCGTGCCGTCCTCCTTGCGCGCGCGCCAGTACAGCGTGCCCCGGGCCAGCGCGGACACGTTGACGGAAGCGCGGTGCACCCGGCCCCAGAGCACCGGGCGCTTGAAGGCCGCATCCTGCGCCGCCTCCACCACCGCGTCGCCCTCGCCCTCCCAGGTGAGCGCCACCTCCGACAGGCCCCGGTGGAACACCTCCGTGCCGTCGCCCGGGCCCACCGCCACCACCGCCGCCTCCAGCGGCTCCACCTTCGCGGTGCCGTCCGTGGCCACGGTGGCGCGCTCACCGGCGCGCAGCTCCTGCCGCGCTTCTCCGCGTCGCAGCGTCACGTCGCCCGTGTGCGCGGCCACCTGCATGCCGGAGCCGGTGCGGCGGATCTCCAGCCGCGCCCCGCTCCCGGACTCCACCGTCATCTCCGGCAGCACCACGCGGCTCTGCCGTCCCATGGCGAGCTGCACGGCCAGCAGGCCCTGGAGCAGGTTGACGCGGGCTTCATCAATGGTGCCCTGCTGCCCCGCGCTCTCCAGCACCGCCTCCGCGCCCGGAGCGAGCGTCAGCACCGAGCCGCTGTCCTTGAAGGACAGCACCGCCTCGCCGCCCTTCGTCCGCACGCCGTCGCCGAAGGCCAGCACCTCGCCCTCGCGGCGCACCTTGCGCCAGCGGCCTGAGTCCTTCGCCTTCACCTCCGTGACGCCCGAGGACGCGCGCACCGTCACCGGGATGGGCGCCAGCTCCACGATGCGCGGGGCCGCGGGCACCACCTCCGCGCGCTCGCGCGACAGGTCCACCGCGTCACCCTGCGCCGCGCGCAGCGTCTTGCCGTCCTTGGAGACCAGCTCGATGGCGCCCAGCTTCACCTCCACCCGCGCCGAGTCCTCCGCCACCGCGACCTTCACCTCCGACGGATCCGGTCCCACG comes from Corallococcus macrosporus and encodes:
- the dnaX gene encoding DNA polymerase III subunit gamma/tau produces the protein MSYLVLARKWRPQKFDDMTGQEHVVRTIGNAIKMDRVAHAYLFCGPRGVGKTTAARLLAKALNCEQGPTATPCGTCRACTEITAGTSVDVAEIDGASNNGVENVREIRENAKYLPQRDRHKIYIIDEVHMLSGAAFNALLKTLEEPPGHVKFIFATTEAHKLPDTILSRCQRHNFRRISAARMLQRLKEICQAEGAGISEQSLSLVVRQSEGGMRDALSLLDQILASCGPNPTDEAVAEAMGAIDRTVVQDFAEALVRKDAKRVLGRVDEVFNRGLDLKRLAEELALQLRHLFVTKSLGEAPAELAESEQKALLALAKEADTAQLSRLFDIVHGSIWDVSRAAQPRLALEMALLKAIQLSPAGSIPDLLARVERLSAGLGAEGAAKSTSGAPGGRSGPANFRV
- a CDS encoding phytoene desaturase family protein, translating into MPDVIVVGAGHNGLVAAAMLARRGLSVTVLEEKDQVGGACKTEYPFRTAPRLGVSTGAYLLGLMPPELLQELQLELPLKRRDPHYFLPTMDKRYLLFGSDERELERQFREFFSEADWNAHVAMNAELGALREDLAPAWLLPPRPLEETAERYVRPALRQHFIHLCRGTAREYLERFGYKSDFVKAMYAVTDAFSGLDGGYDTPGTGMNLLVHNLCRLPGSGGTWMIVEGGMGTVTQRIAALARKHGAQLRTNAKVASVRVDSGVVKGVVLESGEELSAKVVVSNADPFRTLKLVDSEALNADYRSMVDGLSAPGTTLKVNLCLKSLPTFTCLPEDRGQFGPTIHLLPQEDDVLGALAHGYKEAKAGRLAEFPSIEWYVHTTVDPSLKDAEGHHNSALFVEWVPEKLEGTTWEKEEARYVKHLLSICDRFAPGTSDLVQEYFALTPPKIESHFGITRGHIHHVDNKRGFTDRLPYETPVQGLYFCSAGCHPAGSVIGAAGHNAANVVLQALGR
- the recR gene encoding recombination mediator RecR, whose translation is MTPDPLNRLVAQLAKLPGIGEKTAQRLAFHILRAPGEFAVDLSQAIREVKEKVHLCVRCFSLTDSELCGFCRDNRRDERALCVVETYSDLMALERTREFKGRYHVLHGVLSPLEGVGPEQLRIKELLERLNDSRVEEIILATNPDIEGEATALYLTRLLKPLGLRVTRIAQGLPMGGDLEFADQATLAKALSARRDL
- a CDS encoding protein kinase domain-containing protein, encoding MAQPNVPIPDPAGASTAPILQPYGQYVLVRKLAEGGMAEIFLAKLLGADGFERNVVLKRMLPTLSAIPDFVEMFRDEARLAAKLSHPHIVQIHELGFTDGCYYICMEYLAGEDFSTTLRLAGRRRQYVPLPVVLRVLIDAARGLHFAHTFTNEQGQPLHVVHRDVSPSNLYVTYQGQVKVLDFGIAKAESRLVQTRTGVVKGKYIYMAPEQAQGKEVDHRADVFSLGVSLYEAVTHVRPFSRENDLAVLNALLQGEFEKPRALRADLPEGLEAIILKAMAFKPEDRYATAEDFALALETFASDFQGGAAGAPALGTFLRQHFGEERVTEKTRIPTLATLTAARPTDPEFAAIAPPVASPGTNTYGQQVSRPSATGMRALTSQNKSAPAQAPAPEVVASAPPAKPASRRWLAGVVGGVGLVLAGAAFVVARPGGSATGSTPPAPVQQAAAPVTNAAPPPAAVQQPPPPRAPVGTQAQGPEGTSPGTVPGGETVAASVTDSPHVDEGTEDTAPRKTGTKPAVKERVSLGIEDIQRVVSNGRSKITGCFERYKSDLPSAAGEVQVQLTIVSSGKVRAGTRGPLASTAVGRCLETQAQSLRFPAHRDQEVTVLMPFSWKVTQ
- a CDS encoding DNA polymerase III subunit gamma/tau — translated: MGPTSRMTDAQGPSTHAGATVRPFDAAAHPASNGHSREAQGPAAYAGASPRPFGVQDASARTGSAPQSFEARGAPTAHDGAPPTVVTRAPEPPQAGASAVATRTPPAALMEGLSPAAARPLSFLRNGGAAGAPVPTPAAVPPAPVVMDDLSPSAARPLSFLRNGGGAAPAMEAPPAPAVVMDDLPPSAARPLSFLRNGGAQPPPPEAGPTVRITNMRKPEPVAPPEPPPIDDADERMFPEEGSAEGCASGECIPVAEPAAPVEPEPPEPEPPPAMAPVATSRDNPNRPLPERWRAAVETVKSASVRHGTALANGRLQSMKAGEIVLGYPPSAAFHKAAVTAPAGKAAVDAALASHFGRAVKLTITDVPQVQDMLPGGMGQSLSEQDTQSRATHEKTTEGKVRSHASVRAILKMLGGEIEHIQVYEPERPPANLPDVPAAPED
- a CDS encoding YbaB/EbfC family nucleoid-associated protein; this encodes MPGIDLNYFIRQANKLTEKIEERKKQLAEETVEAKSGEGRVTVVANCVQEIRSIKIDKSAIDPNDPGMLEDLITAAVNAALANSRQHMNAELAKISGGVKIPGIN